The following proteins are co-located in the Acipenser ruthenus chromosome 35, fAciRut3.2 maternal haplotype, whole genome shotgun sequence genome:
- the LOC117395160 gene encoding extracellular matrix protein 1-like isoform X3, translating to MSWALFLGTVLLASSLKFSAAEGPDSISPDMFQREVDPLESLAFLQRPAGEPCRGVPSCRWTEGGVFQPADQSGVPEVSFPPGRPSAENMGNACLYRGRRATHPPHTLPQTGYSHLGRRAQAVNSVEAGLEHCCGTSDPLCCTRHAWMEALQQFCLEESSIKTRQYHCCLKQGEEKWGCFQKDAPNPGYNPTGPEVEGAQGGAKKSEGAPLLRFSWNPQFCNSESKAVLQPRGARGSQLDLPKLSFPPGRPSPSNLRNACKLRKLRPWYPPKCLPSSGYGWFLRQSKAINRMEAELKKCCKVGTEVLKCADSKWREVMDSYCVQELSLKTTHHPCCSETGDPRYLCFAGDAPYPKYDREITNISLARLTPSAMQTLCAPHRLLSRRFSVPLLVGRLREQCCGLAETERVRCAEREKEAMCQTDHTSPNDKHPFCTHSNKLHAVPIATAMATQAMKCPL from the exons ATGTCTTGGGCTCTGTTTCTCGGGACGGTTCTGCTCGCTTCCTCGCTGAAGTTTTCCGCCGCGGAAG GTCCTGACAGCATCTCTCCAGACATGTTCCAGCGAGAAG TCGACCCCCTGGAGTCGCTGGCTTTCCTGCAGCGCCCCGCGGGTGAGCCGTGCCGGGGGGTGCCGTCGTGTCGCTGGACGGAGGGCGGAGTATTTCAGCCGGCGGATCAGAGCGGCGTTCCGGAGGTCAGTTTCCCTCCCGGCCGCCCCAGTGCGGAAAACATGGGGAACGCGTGCCTGTACCGCGGACGGAGGGCCACGCACCCGCCCCACACCCTCCCGCAGACCGGATACAGTCACCTGGGACGCCGGGCCCAGGCAGTCAATTCCGTGGAGGCGGGGCTAGAACACTGCTGCGGAACCTCCGACCCGCTGTGCTGCACACGACACGCG TGGATGGAAGCGCTGCAGCAGTTCTGTCTGGAGGAGTCGTCGATTAAGACCAGGCAGTATCATTGCTGCTTGAAGCAGGGAGAGGAGAAATGGGGGTGCTTCCAAAAGGACGCCCCCAACCCTGGCTACAACCCCACAGGGCCGGAGGTCGAGGGCGCCCAAGGGGGGGCCAAGAAGTCTGAAGGCGCCCCCCTGTTACGATTTTCCTGGAACCCCCAATTCTGCAACAG TGAGAGCAAGGCGGTACTGCAGCCCAGGGGTGCCCGTGGGTCCCAGCTAGACCTTCCCAAACTGAGCTTCCCTCCCGGCAGACCCTCCCCCTCCAACCTGCGCAACGCATGCAAACTGCGCAAGCTCCGCCCCTGGTACCCACCCAAGTGCCTGCCCAGCAGCGGGTATGGCTGGTTCCTGCGCCAATCAAAGGCCATCAACCGCATGGAGGCGGAGCTTAAGAAGTGCTGCAAAGTGGGGACGGAGGTGTTGAAATGCGCAGACAGCAAG TGGAGGGAGGTGATGGACAGTTACTGTGTTCAGGAGCTCTCTCTGAAGACGACTCACCATCCTTGCTGCTCTGAGACCGGGGATCCCCGATACCTGTGCTTCGCTGGGGACGCCCCGTACCCCAAATACGACCGTGAGATCACCAACATCAGCCTGGCGCGCCTCACCCCCAGCGCCATGCAGACCCTCTGCGCGCCGCACAGACTGCTGTCCAGGAG GTTCTCTGTGCCCTTGCTGGTGGGGAGGCTGAGGGAGCAGTGCTGTGGACTAGCGGAGACTGAGAGGGTGCGCTGTgcagagagagag AAAGAGGCCATGTGTCAAACTGACCACACATCTCCAAATGACAAGCATCCATTCTGTACCCATAGCAACAAGCTGCATGCAGTTCCCATAGCAACCGCCATGGCAACGCAAGCCATGAAGTGTCCACTttaa
- the LOC117395160 gene encoding extracellular matrix protein 1-like isoform X1 encodes MSWALFLGTVLLASSLKFSAAEGKGSHDESHDMDQREITLEIIGPDSISPDMFQREVDPLESLAFLQRPAGEPCRGVPSCRWTEGGVFQPADQSGVPEVSFPPGRPSAENMGNACLYRGRRATHPPHTLPQTGYSHLGRRAQAVNSVEAGLEHCCGTSDPLCCTRHAWMEALQQFCLEESSIKTRQYHCCLKQGEEKWGCFQKDAPNPGYNPTGPEVEGAQGGAKKSEGAPLLRFSWNPQFCNSESKAVLQPRGARGSQLDLPKLSFPPGRPSPSNLRNACKLRKLRPWYPPKCLPSSGYGWFLRQSKAINRMEAELKKCCKVGTEVLKCADSKWREVMDSYCVQELSLKTTHHPCCSETGDPRYLCFAGDAPYPKYDREITNISLARLTPSAMQTLCAPHRLLSRRFSVPLLVGRLREQCCGLAETERVRCAEREKEAMCQTDHTSPNDKHPFCTHSNKLHAVPIATAMATQAMKCPL; translated from the exons ATGTCTTGGGCTCTGTTTCTCGGGACGGTTCTGCTCGCTTCCTCGCTGAAGTTTTCCGCCGCGGAAGGTAAAG GTTCCCATGATGAAAGCCACGATATGGACCAGCGAGAGATCACCCTTGAGATCATAG GTCCTGACAGCATCTCTCCAGACATGTTCCAGCGAGAAG TCGACCCCCTGGAGTCGCTGGCTTTCCTGCAGCGCCCCGCGGGTGAGCCGTGCCGGGGGGTGCCGTCGTGTCGCTGGACGGAGGGCGGAGTATTTCAGCCGGCGGATCAGAGCGGCGTTCCGGAGGTCAGTTTCCCTCCCGGCCGCCCCAGTGCGGAAAACATGGGGAACGCGTGCCTGTACCGCGGACGGAGGGCCACGCACCCGCCCCACACCCTCCCGCAGACCGGATACAGTCACCTGGGACGCCGGGCCCAGGCAGTCAATTCCGTGGAGGCGGGGCTAGAACACTGCTGCGGAACCTCCGACCCGCTGTGCTGCACACGACACGCG TGGATGGAAGCGCTGCAGCAGTTCTGTCTGGAGGAGTCGTCGATTAAGACCAGGCAGTATCATTGCTGCTTGAAGCAGGGAGAGGAGAAATGGGGGTGCTTCCAAAAGGACGCCCCCAACCCTGGCTACAACCCCACAGGGCCGGAGGTCGAGGGCGCCCAAGGGGGGGCCAAGAAGTCTGAAGGCGCCCCCCTGTTACGATTTTCCTGGAACCCCCAATTCTGCAACAG TGAGAGCAAGGCGGTACTGCAGCCCAGGGGTGCCCGTGGGTCCCAGCTAGACCTTCCCAAACTGAGCTTCCCTCCCGGCAGACCCTCCCCCTCCAACCTGCGCAACGCATGCAAACTGCGCAAGCTCCGCCCCTGGTACCCACCCAAGTGCCTGCCCAGCAGCGGGTATGGCTGGTTCCTGCGCCAATCAAAGGCCATCAACCGCATGGAGGCGGAGCTTAAGAAGTGCTGCAAAGTGGGGACGGAGGTGTTGAAATGCGCAGACAGCAAG TGGAGGGAGGTGATGGACAGTTACTGTGTTCAGGAGCTCTCTCTGAAGACGACTCACCATCCTTGCTGCTCTGAGACCGGGGATCCCCGATACCTGTGCTTCGCTGGGGACGCCCCGTACCCCAAATACGACCGTGAGATCACCAACATCAGCCTGGCGCGCCTCACCCCCAGCGCCATGCAGACCCTCTGCGCGCCGCACAGACTGCTGTCCAGGAG GTTCTCTGTGCCCTTGCTGGTGGGGAGGCTGAGGGAGCAGTGCTGTGGACTAGCGGAGACTGAGAGGGTGCGCTGTgcagagagagag AAAGAGGCCATGTGTCAAACTGACCACACATCTCCAAATGACAAGCATCCATTCTGTACCCATAGCAACAAGCTGCATGCAGTTCCCATAGCAACCGCCATGGCAACGCAAGCCATGAAGTGTCCACTttaa
- the LOC117395160 gene encoding extracellular matrix protein 1-like isoform X2: MSWALFLGTVLLASSLKFSAAEGSHDESHDMDQREITLEIIGPDSISPDMFQREVDPLESLAFLQRPAGEPCRGVPSCRWTEGGVFQPADQSGVPEVSFPPGRPSAENMGNACLYRGRRATHPPHTLPQTGYSHLGRRAQAVNSVEAGLEHCCGTSDPLCCTRHAWMEALQQFCLEESSIKTRQYHCCLKQGEEKWGCFQKDAPNPGYNPTGPEVEGAQGGAKKSEGAPLLRFSWNPQFCNSESKAVLQPRGARGSQLDLPKLSFPPGRPSPSNLRNACKLRKLRPWYPPKCLPSSGYGWFLRQSKAINRMEAELKKCCKVGTEVLKCADSKWREVMDSYCVQELSLKTTHHPCCSETGDPRYLCFAGDAPYPKYDREITNISLARLTPSAMQTLCAPHRLLSRRFSVPLLVGRLREQCCGLAETERVRCAEREKEAMCQTDHTSPNDKHPFCTHSNKLHAVPIATAMATQAMKCPL, encoded by the exons ATGTCTTGGGCTCTGTTTCTCGGGACGGTTCTGCTCGCTTCCTCGCTGAAGTTTTCCGCCGCGGAAG GTTCCCATGATGAAAGCCACGATATGGACCAGCGAGAGATCACCCTTGAGATCATAG GTCCTGACAGCATCTCTCCAGACATGTTCCAGCGAGAAG TCGACCCCCTGGAGTCGCTGGCTTTCCTGCAGCGCCCCGCGGGTGAGCCGTGCCGGGGGGTGCCGTCGTGTCGCTGGACGGAGGGCGGAGTATTTCAGCCGGCGGATCAGAGCGGCGTTCCGGAGGTCAGTTTCCCTCCCGGCCGCCCCAGTGCGGAAAACATGGGGAACGCGTGCCTGTACCGCGGACGGAGGGCCACGCACCCGCCCCACACCCTCCCGCAGACCGGATACAGTCACCTGGGACGCCGGGCCCAGGCAGTCAATTCCGTGGAGGCGGGGCTAGAACACTGCTGCGGAACCTCCGACCCGCTGTGCTGCACACGACACGCG TGGATGGAAGCGCTGCAGCAGTTCTGTCTGGAGGAGTCGTCGATTAAGACCAGGCAGTATCATTGCTGCTTGAAGCAGGGAGAGGAGAAATGGGGGTGCTTCCAAAAGGACGCCCCCAACCCTGGCTACAACCCCACAGGGCCGGAGGTCGAGGGCGCCCAAGGGGGGGCCAAGAAGTCTGAAGGCGCCCCCCTGTTACGATTTTCCTGGAACCCCCAATTCTGCAACAG TGAGAGCAAGGCGGTACTGCAGCCCAGGGGTGCCCGTGGGTCCCAGCTAGACCTTCCCAAACTGAGCTTCCCTCCCGGCAGACCCTCCCCCTCCAACCTGCGCAACGCATGCAAACTGCGCAAGCTCCGCCCCTGGTACCCACCCAAGTGCCTGCCCAGCAGCGGGTATGGCTGGTTCCTGCGCCAATCAAAGGCCATCAACCGCATGGAGGCGGAGCTTAAGAAGTGCTGCAAAGTGGGGACGGAGGTGTTGAAATGCGCAGACAGCAAG TGGAGGGAGGTGATGGACAGTTACTGTGTTCAGGAGCTCTCTCTGAAGACGACTCACCATCCTTGCTGCTCTGAGACCGGGGATCCCCGATACCTGTGCTTCGCTGGGGACGCCCCGTACCCCAAATACGACCGTGAGATCACCAACATCAGCCTGGCGCGCCTCACCCCCAGCGCCATGCAGACCCTCTGCGCGCCGCACAGACTGCTGTCCAGGAG GTTCTCTGTGCCCTTGCTGGTGGGGAGGCTGAGGGAGCAGTGCTGTGGACTAGCGGAGACTGAGAGGGTGCGCTGTgcagagagagag AAAGAGGCCATGTGTCAAACTGACCACACATCTCCAAATGACAAGCATCCATTCTGTACCCATAGCAACAAGCTGCATGCAGTTCCCATAGCAACCGCCATGGCAACGCAAGCCATGAAGTGTCCACTttaa